A genome region from Macaca fascicularis isolate 582-1 chromosome 3, T2T-MFA8v1.1 includes the following:
- the HSPB1 gene encoding heat shock protein beta-1, whose protein sequence is MTERRVPFSLLRGPSWDPFRDWYPHSRLFDQAFGLPRLPEEWSQWLGGSSWPGYVRPLPPAAIESPAVAAPAYSRALSRQLSSGVSEIRHTADRWRVSLDVNHFAPDELTVKTKDGVVEITGKHEERQDEHGYISRCFTRKYTLPPGVDPTQVSSSLSPEGTLTVEAPMPKLATQSNEITIPVTFESRAQLGGPEAAKSDETAAK, encoded by the exons ATGACCGAGCGCCGCGTCCCCTTCTCGCTCCTGCGGGGCCCCAGCTGGGATCCCTTCCGCGACTGGTACCCGCACAGCCGCCTCTTCGACCAGGCCTTCGGGCTGCCCCGGCTGCCCGAGGAGTGGTCGCAGTGGTTGGGCGGCAGCAGCTGGCCAGGCTACGTGCGCCCCCTGCCCCCCGCCGCGATCGAGAGCCCCGCGGTGGCCGCGCCCGCCTACAGCCGCGCGCTCAGCCGGCAGCTCAGCAGCGGGGTCTCGGAGATCCGGCACACGGCGGACCGCTGGCGCGTGTCCCTGGATGTCAACCACTTCGCCCCGGACGAGCTAACGGTTAAGACCAAGGATGGCGTGGTGGAGATCACCG GCAAGCACGAGGAGCGGCAGGACGAGCATGGCTACATCTCCCGGTGCTTCACGCGGAAATACAC GCTGCCCCCCGGTGTGGACCCCACCCAGGtctcctcctccctgtcccctgAGGGCACACTGACCGTGGAAGCCCCCATGCCCAAGCTAGCCACACAGTCCAACGAGATCACCATCCCGGTCACTTTCGAGTCGCGGGCCCAGCTTGGGGGCCCAGAAGCTGCAAAATCTGACGAGACTGCCGCCAAGTAA